CGCCGTGATGCGCGATCAGGCGCGGGCCTGCAGGTGAAAAGGGCCGGACAATTGCCTGCGGGAAACGCCTGACGCCTCGACCCCAAACGTCAAGCCCGGCCCGTTTCTCGGATTCACGGTTTCAAAGAACGGCAGCGGGATCTCCACGCGGGGATAGTGGCATACGGTGGCGCCGTTTGCCGGGGCCAAAAGGCGCACAATTGTGCACCTATAGCGGATCGAGAGGGGTGACTGGCAATCTTGGAATTGATAGTGGATAAAGCAATTGCCGAACTTCGCTGCGCCAGACAGCAAGGTTTGCTATGCGGGACTTTCCCGACTTTGGATTTTCTATGTTTGCTGTCGCAGCATTGCTTTGCGAGCGTTTGCGAGCGCAGCACGACCATCGAGACGCGGGACTTTTCGGTCGTCCACTGCACGTATGATGCAAGTGTAATTGGAGAACGGGTCGCTCGCAGCGGCGCTATCGGAGGTTCAGGTCAATCGACGCCGCCATTGCAGACCCATGATCAGTAGCATCGCCAAATAAGCCGGAACGAAGAACCATTCCTTGTCCATTCGGGAGTTTGATTTCTGCAGTCCGATCACTTTCCAGCCGAAATCGATACCCCATTTCTGGGCCGGGCTGTCGAAGCGGATATCCTCCACCACGACGCTTCTCTGGTCGAGGCGTAGTGTCATGCCAGTCTCGCCCTCCAACCGCTCGGGGCCGGATCGGCCCTCGGCTGCGCCAAGGGGTACATTTATCACCCGCTCTATTGGGTCGCCGCTGAAGTTCTCACCCTCGAACGTCATCCGCAGACGACCACCGTCCGGCGTTGCGCGTGCGACGTCAAAGACCGTGGCGGGATCGACCTCGGTAAAGGGCGGGTCGATCTGATCGAGCCAGAATCCGGGGCGCACCAATGTAAAGGCAATGAGAAGGAGGGCCGCCGATTCCCAGCGATAACTGCGTATGAGGAAAAAGCCCATGGTTGCCGCCCCGAACAGGCACATCGCGACGGTCGAGGAGGCGATGATCAACAGCGCGTGGGAAACGCTGTTCACGCCGATCAGCAAGAGCTCTGGATTGAAGACGAAGATGAAGGGCAGGACGGACGTTCTCAAACTGTAGAAGAACGCCATGATAGAGGTTCGCAACGGATCCGAGCGGGCGACAGCCGCCCCGGCGAAGCTGTCGACCGCCACGGGCGGCGTCGTGCCGGAAATGAGGCCGAAATAGAAGACGAACAGATGCACGGCGAACAGCGGGATAATGAGGCCGTTCTGGGCGGCCATCGTCATCAACGGGCCGGCCATCACGCTGGCGACGACGATGTAATTGGCCGTTGTGGGCAGACCCATGCCCAGAATGATGCACATCAGAGCCGTGAAGAGTAACATGATCATGAGGCTGCCACCGGAAATCGCGCCGATGATCTCGGTCATCAGCAAGCCGAGACCTGTGAGCGACACCACCCCGACGATGATCCCCGCGGCGGCCATCGCGAGGGCGACGCCGATCATGTTGCGTGACCCGGACACCATACCAGCAAGAAGGTCCGCGCCACCTGCGCGCAACTCGGAGTGAACCTGCGGCGAAGGTTCGGCCCGCAGCCATGCCATGAGCGGGCGCTGCGTGATGAGGATCACCGCCAGCGCGCCAATCGCCCAAGTGACCGCCAGGCCGGGCGAGAAGCGCAGGATCATGAGGCACCAGACCAGCACACCGATGGGCAGGATGTAGTGCAAGCCGGCCAGCAAGGTCGGACGCAACTCGGGGATCGTCGTCAGCGCGGCTTCGGGGTCGTCGGTCTCGAGTGGCGGCTGGCTCGCGGCGGTCTTCAGCAGCATGACGTAAAGTGCGGCCAGCAGGACCGCGGCCAGCGGTGTTGCTGCCGGACCGGCGATGACGGCGAGGCCGGACGCAACGAGATAGACCGCCCCCGCCACCACGGCGACCAGACCGAAGCCGAATAGGAACCGCCCGATGGACTGCAGCAGGGTAGATTCGCGCAGCTTGTCCAGGACAGGCATGTTCGCCTTCACCGCTTCGAGATGCACGATATAGAACAGGCCGACATAGCTGATGATGGCCGGAACGAAGGCATGCAGCACAACCTCGAAATAGGAGATCCCGACGAATTCGGTCATCAGGAATGCTGCCGCGCCCATCACCGGCGGCATGATCTGCCCGTTTATGGACGAACTGACCTCGATCGCCGCAGCCTTTTCACCTGAAAAACCGATGCGCTTCATGAGAGGGATGGTGAAGGTGCCGGTCGTCACAACGTTGGCGATGGCAGAGCCCGAAATCAGACCGGTCAGGCCGGACGACACGACAGCCGCCTTGGCCGGCCCGCCGCGCAAATGGCCCAGCATCGAAAACGACAGCTTGATAAAGTAATTTCCCGCTCCGGCCTTGTCCAGCAATGCGCCGAAGAGGACGTAAAGGAAGATAAAGCTGTTCGAGACACCCAGAGGCAGGCCGAAAACCCCCTCGGTCGTCAGCCACATGTGATCGATATAGCGGTTTAGGGAGTGTCCGCGATGCGCGATCAGATCAGGCAGCTGAGGCCCGAGAAACACATAGGCCGAGAACATCCCGGCCACGATGACGAGCGCGATGCCCAGCGTGCGCCGTGTCAGTTCGGCCAGCAGCAAGAGGCCGCCAATGGACACGATGGTTTCGGCAGTCGTGCGACGTCCACCGGCATTGCCCAGGATTTCGTGGTAGAAGGCGATGATGTAAAGGCAGCATGCCGCCGCGAGCAGCGCTAGCAGCCAATCGGCGAGCGGAATGTAGCGACGTGGCGAGCGGGCGAAAGCGGGAAACAGCATGAAACCCAGAAACATCGCGAAGGCGAGGTGGATGGCGCGTTGCTGGGTGTCATCGATCAACCCGATGCCAAGAATGAAGGGCAGCGGGGACGTGACGTATAGTTGGTAGATAGGCCAGGCAAGGCAGATCAGGACGATCAGGCGGCTGGTAAGCCCCGACGGGCTCCGCGCTCCCAGATCGTTCTCTGCGATAAGATCATCGAGGTCGCGCCGCGTCTCAGTCGCCATGTGATTGGGCCCCTATGCGGACAGGGGCGAATGCATCGCCCCTGTCGGTTCTCATGTTTGGCTATCGATCAACCGATCACTCGATCAGGCCGGTCTCGCGGAAGTACCGCTCGGCTCCGGGATGGTAGGGAATGCTGCGCCCGTTCACGGCTGCACCTTCGCGCGTCACCAGCGTGTAGAGGCTCGATTGCGACTTGAGATCTTCAAAGTTGTCAAAGACCGCCTTGACCATGTTGTAAACCGTATCCTCGTCGGTATCTGCC
This window of the Roseovarius sp. SCSIO 43702 genome carries:
- a CDS encoding TRAP transporter permease, producing the protein MATETRRDLDDLIAENDLGARSPSGLTSRLIVLICLAWPIYQLYVTSPLPFILGIGLIDDTQQRAIHLAFAMFLGFMLFPAFARSPRRYIPLADWLLALLAAACCLYIIAFYHEILGNAGGRRTTAETIVSIGGLLLLAELTRRTLGIALVIVAGMFSAYVFLGPQLPDLIAHRGHSLNRYIDHMWLTTEGVFGLPLGVSNSFIFLYVLFGALLDKAGAGNYFIKLSFSMLGHLRGGPAKAAVVSSGLTGLISGSAIANVVTTGTFTIPLMKRIGFSGEKAAAIEVSSSINGQIMPPVMGAAAFLMTEFVGISYFEVVLHAFVPAIISYVGLFYIVHLEAVKANMPVLDKLRESTLLQSIGRFLFGFGLVAVVAGAVYLVASGLAVIAGPAATPLAAVLLAALYVMLLKTAASQPPLETDDPEAALTTIPELRPTLLAGLHYILPIGVLVWCLMILRFSPGLAVTWAIGALAVILITQRPLMAWLRAEPSPQVHSELRAGGADLLAGMVSGSRNMIGVALAMAAAGIIVGVVSLTGLGLLMTEIIGAISGGSLMIMLLFTALMCIILGMGLPTTANYIVVASVMAGPLMTMAAQNGLIIPLFAVHLFVFYFGLISGTTPPVAVDSFAGAAVARSDPLRTSIMAFFYSLRTSVLPFIFVFNPELLLIGVNSVSHALLIIASSTVAMCLFGAATMGFFLIRSYRWESAALLLIAFTLVRPGFWLDQIDPPFTEVDPATVFDVARATPDGGRLRMTFEGENFSGDPIERVINVPLGAAEGRSGPERLEGETGMTLRLDQRSVVVEDIRFDSPAQKWGIDFGWKVIGLQKSNSRMDKEWFFVPAYLAMLLIMGLQWRRRLT